A part of Arachis hypogaea cultivar Tifrunner chromosome 12, arahy.Tifrunner.gnm2.J5K5, whole genome shotgun sequence genomic DNA contains:
- the LOC112728858 gene encoding IQ domain-containing protein IQM3-like isoform X1 — protein sequence MEVDTLSAFEPFSFGDFRLTSSSDYSQLSPNVDPHAHSRAALRVQKVYRSYRTRRRLADSAVVAEELWWQAIDFVRLNHSTISFFNLPESAASRWSRVRLNAAKVGKGLSLDAQAQKLAFQHWIEAIDPRHRYGHNLHYYYEEWCKTDSGHPFFYWLDLGNGKNIDLEQCPRSKLRKQCIKYLGPQEREHYEYIVCDGQIIHKQTGDFLHTYEDTEVAKWIFVMSTSKKLYAGKKKKGLFHHSSFLAGGATVAAGRLEVENGFLKSISAYSGHYRPTDDSLNSFLSYLKENGVNLDEVEIRKPNEDSDMYEDKPIESEVITEVPTNGNVFSSEPEISKEVETTPSSDKEQEDPQPEPAPTPTPTPTYMRTLSGGLQSPRAEVPKTSILQRINSKKASKSYQLGHQLSSKWSTGAGPRIGCVNDYPVELRLQALEMLNLSPKFPPSPSSYMLVGDLMSPNASPIPNIAP from the exons ATGGAGGTTGATACGCTCTCTGCTTTTGAACCATTCTCCTTCGGAGATTTTCGATTAACGTCCTCCTCCGATTACTCCCAACTCTCTCCCAATGTCGATCCTCACGCGCATTCACGCGCTGCTCTCAGAGTTCAGAAGGTTTACCGCAGCTACCGTACTCGCCGCCGCTTGGCCGATTCCGCCGTCGTCGCCGAAGAGCTCTG GTGGCAAGCGATAGATTTTGTGCGGCTAAATCATAGCACGATTTCGTTCTTCAATTTGCCGGAAAGCGCTGCTTCTCGCTGGAGCCGTGTTCGTCTCAACGCTGCCAAG GTGGGTAAAGGTTTGTCCTTAGACGCCCAAGCTCAAAAGTTGGCTTTTCAGCATTGGATTGAAGCT ATTGATCCACGCCATCGTTATGGACACAACTTGCATTACTATTATGAAGAATGGTGTAAAACGGATTCTGGTCACCCATTCTTCTATTG GTTGGATTTAGGAAATGGGAAAAACATTGATCTTGAGCAATGCCCTCGATCAAAGCTCCGAAAACAATGCATTAAGTATCTTGGACCT CAAGAGAGAGAGCACTACGAGTACATTGTCTGTGATGGGCAAATTATCCACAAACAAACTGGAGATTTTCTTCATACATATGAAGATACCGAAGTTGCCAAGTGGATATTTGTAATGAGTACCTCCAAGAAACTTTATGCAGGCAAG AAAAAGAAAGGGTTGTTCCATCATTCTTCCTTTCTGGCTGGCGGAGCTACCGTAGCTGCCGGAAGATTGGAAGTCGAGAATGGGTTTCTAAAG TCCATATCTGCATATAGTGGACACTACCGGCCAACAGATGACAGCCTCAATAGTTTCTTATCGTATCTCAAAGAAAATGGGGTCAATCTTGATGAAGTTGAG ATCCGTAAGCCAAATGAAGATAGTGATATGTATGAGGACAAGCCTATCGAAAGCGAAGTAATAACCGAAGTTCCAACCAATGGCAACGTGTTTTCTTCTGAACCCGAAATTTCCAAGGAGGTGGAGACCACCCCATCCTCAGATAAGGAACAGGAAGATCCTCAACCTGAACCGGCACCAACACCGACACCGACACCTACCTACATGAGAACTCTCTCAGGTGGTCTTCAGAGTCCAAGAGCCGAGGTACCAAAGACTTCGATATTGCAAAGGATAAATTCCAAGAAGGCCTCAAAGTCCTACCAATTAGGTCATCAACTTTCAAGTAAATGGTCAACTGGTGCTGGTCCTAGAATTGGTTGTGTCAATGATTACCCTGTTGAGCTTAGGTTACAAGCATTGGAAATGCTTAACCTTTCTCCAAAATTTCCACCTTCACCTTCTTCTTACATGCTAGTGGGTGATCTTATGTCCCCTAATGCATCTCCAATACCCAATATAGCACCATGA
- the LOC112730727 gene encoding subtilisin-like protease SBT4.15 produces MQTWFHSISMLITKHSKVIGAKFFHLEQNDFMDTNLSPMDEEGHGTHTASIAAGALVRRASLYGIGRGTSRGGSPNARIAVYKVCWNSGCSDMDLLAAFDDAIADGVNFISVSLGGNPREFFSDPVAIGSFHAMKRGILTTCSAGNDGPYAETVQNVAPWILTVAASSSGRQFITPISLGNGKKVTGVSINTFSPKKKMYPLISGDLAINASGDSYGNASACDYGTLSKDKVKGKIVYCLGDTGNQDLTIKQLEGAGLISASAVKADYSPVTIIPSSTVDAYTLGNNISLYINSTKNPKAVIYKTTSKTGQVPYIASFSSRGPELITSKILKPDLAAPGVDILGGYSKLETITTYPEPEDNRFQSFNILSGTSMACPHATGAAAYVKSFHREWTPAAVKSALMTTAIPMKDFAAELGTGSGRINPIRALDPGLIYDINLDSYIAFLCNEGYNSTSIDILVGSKGFNCSTINKPTQGNDGINYPSMHIQVPSNSTISATFYRTVTNVGTGNSTYKANITAPKDLSVKVEPSILQFSKIKQELSFKVVIKGPQFPKGIKVLSASLEWNDSKHNVRSPILIYKQGNVY; encoded by the exons ATGCAAACTTGGTTCCATTCCATTTCTATGTTAATTACAAAACACAGCAAGGTGATAGGAGCAAAATTCTTCCACTTAGAACAAAACGATTTTATGGACACAAATCTTAGCCCTATGGACGAAGAAGGCCACGGCACACACACGGCGTCCATAGCCGCGGGTGCGCTCGTTCGGAGAGCCAGTCTTTATGGCATCGGCCGCGGGACATCCCGCGGCGGGTCTCCGAACGCGCGCATAGCGGTGTACAAAGTGTGTTGGAACAGCGGATGCAGTGACATGGACTTATTGGCAGCGTTTGATGATGCAATTGCTGATGGTGTGAACTTCATATCTGTGTCTCTTGGAGGGAATCCAAGGGAGTTCTTCAGTGATCCAGTGGCCATTGGATCATTTCATGCAATGAAAAGAGGGATCTTAACAACATGTTCAGCTGGGAATGATGGTCCTTATGCTGAAACCGTTCAGAATGTTGCTCCATGGATTTTAACTGTGGCTGCTTCTTCTAGTGGTAGACAGTTTATAACACCGATATCCCTTGGTAATGGCAAAAAAGTTACG GGAGTATCTATAAACACCTTCTCCCCCAAGAAAAAAATGTATCCATTGATTAGTGGAGACCTAGCCATTAATGCTTCAGGGGATAGCTATGGCAATGCCAG TGCTTGTGATTATGGGACTCTAAGCAAAGACAAAGTGAAGGGAAAGATTGTGTACTGCCTTGGAGACACTGGAAATCAGGACTTAACCATAAAACAATTAGAGGGAGCTGGTCTTATTTCTGCTTCTGCTGTTAAAGCAGACTATTCCCCAGTCACAATTATTCCTAGTTCCACTGTTGATGCCTACACTCTGGGAAATAACATTTCTCTCTACATCAATTCCACCAA GAATCCTAAAGCTGTTATATACAAAACCACAAGCAAAACAGGCCAAGTTCCATATATTGCTTCTTTCTCATCTAGAGGACCTGAATTAATCACCTCCAAAATCCTCAAG CCTGATTTGGCTGCTCCAGGAGTTGACATTCTAGGTGGTTATTCAAAGTTGGAAACCATAACAACTTACCCTGAACCTGAGGACAACCGTTTTCAATCCTTTAATATACTGTCAGGAACTTCTATGGCTTGTCCTCATGCCACCGGCGCCGCCGCCTATGTGAAATCGTTCCACCGTGAATGGACTCCAGCTGCAGTCAAGTCTGCTCTCATGACCACCG CTATTCCCATGAAAGACTTTGCAGCTGAGTTAGGAACTGGTTCAGGAAGAATCAACCCTATAAGAGCATTGGACCCAGGCTTAATCTATGACATTAATTTGGACTCTTACATTGCATTCTTATGCAATGAAGGTTACAATAGCACAAGCATTGATATACTAGTTGGAAGCAAAGGCTTTAATTGTTCCACCATTAATAAACCGACACAAGGAAATGATGGAATCAATTACCCTTCAATGCATATTCAGGTTCCTTCCAATTCTACCATCTCAGCAACATTTTATAGGACTGTGACTAATGTTGGAACTGGAAACTCAACTTATAAGGCTAACATTACAGCACCAAAGGATCTTTCAGTTAAGGTTGAACCAAGTATATTGCAATTTAGTAAGATAAAACAAGAGTTGTCCTTTAAGGTTGTCATAAAGGGTCCTCAATTTCCAAAAGGGATAAAGGTATTATCAGCATCACTTGAATGGAATGATTCTAAACACAATGTTAGAAGCCCTATACTTATCTATAAACAAGGAAATGTGTACTGA
- the LOC112728858 gene encoding IQ domain-containing protein IQM3-like isoform X2: MEVDTLSAFEPFSFGDFRLTSSSDYSQLSPNVDPHAHSRAALRVQKVYRSYRTRRRLADSAVVAEELWWQAIDFVRLNHSTISFFNLPESAASRWSRVRLNAAKVGKGLSLDAQAQKLAFQHWIEAIDPRHRYGHNLHYYYEEWCKTDSGHPFFYWLDLGNGKNIDLEQCPRSKLRKQCIKYLGPQEREHYEYIVCDGQIIHKQTGDFLHTYEDTEVAKWIFVMSTSKKLYAGKKKKGLFHHSSFLAGGATVAAGRLEVENGFLKIRKPNEDSDMYEDKPIESEVITEVPTNGNVFSSEPEISKEVETTPSSDKEQEDPQPEPAPTPTPTPTYMRTLSGGLQSPRAEVPKTSILQRINSKKASKSYQLGHQLSSKWSTGAGPRIGCVNDYPVELRLQALEMLNLSPKFPPSPSSYMLVGDLMSPNASPIPNIAP; encoded by the exons ATGGAGGTTGATACGCTCTCTGCTTTTGAACCATTCTCCTTCGGAGATTTTCGATTAACGTCCTCCTCCGATTACTCCCAACTCTCTCCCAATGTCGATCCTCACGCGCATTCACGCGCTGCTCTCAGAGTTCAGAAGGTTTACCGCAGCTACCGTACTCGCCGCCGCTTGGCCGATTCCGCCGTCGTCGCCGAAGAGCTCTG GTGGCAAGCGATAGATTTTGTGCGGCTAAATCATAGCACGATTTCGTTCTTCAATTTGCCGGAAAGCGCTGCTTCTCGCTGGAGCCGTGTTCGTCTCAACGCTGCCAAG GTGGGTAAAGGTTTGTCCTTAGACGCCCAAGCTCAAAAGTTGGCTTTTCAGCATTGGATTGAAGCT ATTGATCCACGCCATCGTTATGGACACAACTTGCATTACTATTATGAAGAATGGTGTAAAACGGATTCTGGTCACCCATTCTTCTATTG GTTGGATTTAGGAAATGGGAAAAACATTGATCTTGAGCAATGCCCTCGATCAAAGCTCCGAAAACAATGCATTAAGTATCTTGGACCT CAAGAGAGAGAGCACTACGAGTACATTGTCTGTGATGGGCAAATTATCCACAAACAAACTGGAGATTTTCTTCATACATATGAAGATACCGAAGTTGCCAAGTGGATATTTGTAATGAGTACCTCCAAGAAACTTTATGCAGGCAAG AAAAAGAAAGGGTTGTTCCATCATTCTTCCTTTCTGGCTGGCGGAGCTACCGTAGCTGCCGGAAGATTGGAAGTCGAGAATGGGTTTCTAAAG ATCCGTAAGCCAAATGAAGATAGTGATATGTATGAGGACAAGCCTATCGAAAGCGAAGTAATAACCGAAGTTCCAACCAATGGCAACGTGTTTTCTTCTGAACCCGAAATTTCCAAGGAGGTGGAGACCACCCCATCCTCAGATAAGGAACAGGAAGATCCTCAACCTGAACCGGCACCAACACCGACACCGACACCTACCTACATGAGAACTCTCTCAGGTGGTCTTCAGAGTCCAAGAGCCGAGGTACCAAAGACTTCGATATTGCAAAGGATAAATTCCAAGAAGGCCTCAAAGTCCTACCAATTAGGTCATCAACTTTCAAGTAAATGGTCAACTGGTGCTGGTCCTAGAATTGGTTGTGTCAATGATTACCCTGTTGAGCTTAGGTTACAAGCATTGGAAATGCTTAACCTTTCTCCAAAATTTCCACCTTCACCTTCTTCTTACATGCTAGTGGGTGATCTTATGTCCCCTAATGCATCTCCAATACCCAATATAGCACCATGA